CCTGGTTTCTGGCAACACCAATGCCCCGGCCATGGCCATTGCCATGCGCGCTGCAGAAATCATTACCGGCAAAGTCTCAGGAGATCCAACACCATGAGTGTTCCCTTTACCCAGCTGGACAAGCTGTACATCGATGGGGCGTGGGTGGGTGTCGACGGTCCGCGCGAAGCGGTGCTCAACCCCGCCACCGAAGCGGTCATCGGTCATGCACCGAGCGGTGATCTGCACAGCGCCGACGCGGCCATTGCCGCCGCTCGCAACGCCTTTGATAACGGCCCCTGGCCGTGGTTGAGCATGACCGAACGAGCCGGGTACATGCGGCGGATGCACGCCGCTTTGGTGGCCAAAAGGGAGCAGATTGCCGCGCTGATCATCGCTGAAGTCGGCTGCTCGCAAGGCGTGACTTACGCCATGCAGGTGGATATGCCGCTGGGCCATGTGCTGACCGCGATCGCGCAGTCTCTGCACGGCGACAGCCTGCAGATTCCAGTGCAGGCCAATCCCAATCCGTTCAACCCGACCGGGCCGATGATCCTCGGCAGCGGCACGGTGGAGCGTGAGGCGATTGGGGTGGTGGCCGGTATCACCGGCTACAACTTTCCGTTTCTGCTCAATCTGGCCAAGGTGTTTCCCGCCTTGCTGGCCGGCAACACCCTGATGCTCAAACCTTCGCCATTTACCCCGTACTCGGCGCTGTTGTTTGGTCAGATCGCTGAAGAAATCGGCTTGCCCAAAGGCGTGCTCAACATTGTCACCGGCGGTATTGAAGTGGGCAGCCTGCTGAGCAGCGACCCGCGTGTGGACATGGTCTCGTTCACCGGTTCGGAAACGGTGGGGATGAGCATCATGAGTCAGGCAGCGCCGACCCTGAAGCGCGTGCATCTGGAACTGGGCGGCAAATCGGCATTGATCGTGCGCGCCGATGCCGACATTCAGGCCACCGCCTTGGGGGCCGTTGCCGGGCTGGCGGTCAACGCGGGGCAGGGCTGTGCGCTGCTGACGCGCTTCGTGGTGCATCACTCGGTACGCGAGCAATTCGTGCAGTGCGCCAAAGCCATTGCCGGGCAGTGGAAGGTCGGTGACCCGGCGGATCCCAGCGTGATGATGGGCCCGCTGATCCGCGAGTCGCAGCGCGCCAAGGTCGAGCATTTCATCGCCAGCGGCCGCGATGCCGGGGCCGCGCTGGTGTGTGGTGGTGGCCGACCTGCGCACCTGCGCCAGGGCTTCTTCAGCGACATCACCCTGTTCGATGACGTGCGCAACGACATGCTGATTGCCCAAGAGGAAATCTTCGGGCCGGTGGGGGTGGTGATCGGTTTCGACAGCGATGACGAAGCCGTGGCCATCGCCAATGATTCGCGCTTTGGCCTCAACGCTGCCGTGGCTTCGGCCGATGCCGCCACCGCCTACGCCCTGGCCAGACGCATCCGTGCGGGCAGCGTGTACCTCAATGGCGGCAGCGGCAGCCTGCCTTATGCGCCGATTGGCGGCTTCAAGCGTTCAGGCCTGGGCCGCGAATTCGGGCCGAACTGGCTCAAAGAGTTCACCCAGGAAAAAT
This region of Pseudomonas mandelii genomic DNA includes:
- a CDS encoding aldehyde dehydrogenase family protein; this encodes MSVPFTQLDKLYIDGAWVGVDGPREAVLNPATEAVIGHAPSGDLHSADAAIAAARNAFDNGPWPWLSMTERAGYMRRMHAALVAKREQIAALIIAEVGCSQGVTYAMQVDMPLGHVLTAIAQSLHGDSLQIPVQANPNPFNPTGPMILGSGTVEREAIGVVAGITGYNFPFLLNLAKVFPALLAGNTLMLKPSPFTPYSALLFGQIAEEIGLPKGVLNIVTGGIEVGSLLSSDPRVDMVSFTGSETVGMSIMSQAAPTLKRVHLELGGKSALIVRADADIQATALGAVAGLAVNAGQGCALLTRFVVHHSVREQFVQCAKAIAGQWKVGDPADPSVMMGPLIRESQRAKVEHFIASGRDAGAALVCGGGRPAHLRQGFFSDITLFDDVRNDMLIAQEEIFGPVGVVIGFDSDDEAVAIANDSRFGLNAAVASADAATAYALARRIRAGSVYLNGGSGSLPYAPIGGFKRSGLGREFGPNWLKEFTQEKSIIYPIGR